DNA sequence from the Oncorhynchus clarkii lewisi isolate Uvic-CL-2024 chromosome 24, UVic_Ocla_1.0, whole genome shotgun sequence genome:
cgtattgactgaccttcatgtcttaaagtaatgatggactgtcgtttctctttgcttatttgaactgttcttgtcataatatggacttggtcttttaacaaatagggctatcttctgtataccacccctaccgtgtcaaaacacaactgactGGATCAAATGCAttttaaggaaataaattccacaaagtaATTAACAAGAcatatctgttaattgaaatgcatttcaggtgactacctcatgaagctggttaagagaatgccgagtgtgcaaagctgtcatcaaggcaaagggtggatatttcgatttgtttaacactttgtgttaaacattccatatgtgttatttcatagtttgtcattactattattctacaatgtagaaaatagtaaaaataatgaaaaactctgaaatgagtaggtgtgtccaaacttttgactgggaccGTATATCGTATCGGCACCGAAGTATCATGATATTATTGTATTGTGAGGTGCCTGGCAATTCCCTGCCTTATTCCTCATACCCATGAGGGGGAGGGAGTGTACTATGGTGAAAACTCCCCCCATCCATGCTTACACCAATCCAATACTTTTAAAGGGAAACTTCACAATTGTATTCATagtcatcatctccagcaccacccaaTCAACAACGTATGTGAAAACggtgcatttctatgttttgtagtaaaaacgactgaggaagataagtgtttccaatgacattgaGCAGTGGTGGACAaagtacttaagtatatttaaaactcaAGTATGACTTAAGTaacaaaagtaaatggaattgctaaaatgtaaaaGTATTAATAATTGCGAAATCCTTATATTATGCAAACTAGACAgcacaatttatttatttgtatttcttatttgcagatagccagggggcacactacaacactgacattaatttacaaacaaagcatttgtgtttagtgagtccaccagatcagaggcagtagggatgaccagggatgttctcttgataagggcatgaattggaccattttcctgtcaaaatgtaacaggcactttgggtgtcagggaaaatgtatagagtaaaaagtacattattttctttaggaaagtagtggagtaaaagttgtcaaaactataaatagtacagtaaagtacaggtacccccccaaaactacttaatgAATACTTTAAGgtagttttacttaagtactttacaccactactaatcttttttactacaaaacataaaaACGTGACATTTtaacatatgttgatgttgggggtAGTGCTGGAGATGACgaatatgaagttgaaaatgTTCCTTTAAATCCCTGAGTGCACACTTCTGGAGATGGGTAGAAAATCAGAATGGAGCTTGTGTGGTTAAGTGTGCTATAAGGGTTGTTCACTCACATTGCCTGCAGAGAAAGCATACATCGGGAGGAAGATGATTGCCAGCTTAGCCTCTGGCATTTTGGTACAGACGGCAGCCAAGACTGTCATGATGGCTCCTGactggagaggacaggaagtgatgtcagAAACAGGAAGTAAAGGGGAATTCCGAAGGGAGTCTAAAATGTTAGTGCTTACCGCTCCAAGAGAGGGACCCAAGCGCCCGCTGGCTGTCTTACACACATAGCTGAACATCGTAGATATAACACCTGGCAATGAGGAGATGATTGATTATTTATCTGAAAATAAATCTGTACTTTCAGGATTAGTAATCTGTCTATTACAATCTGCCatttgtctctcacacacacgtgcTGGTACCTGCAGACACGTAGACAGCCATGAACTGCTCCCTGCCTAGCATGGAGACGATGCTGGAGGAGAAGCTCCAGAGGACGTACATGTTGGCCGCCATGTGGAAGAAGGAGTAGTGGCTGAACGTGGACAGGAGCATGGGGAAACACAGGATTTCTGTGGGTAGGGTACAGACAGGAGGAGATGATTAGGGAAGTGTTCAATAGGAACGGGGAGGGATCTACCTGAATTTTCTAGGGTTTGCTACTGTGTGCActatttcttattggacaagtcttTTCAGAGTATAAATCGGTCTATAGAGGCTGTATATTTGTTAATATTAATTTTTTTATGCCGTTTTTACTGTAATTTTTTAATATACATGGCAAATAAACTGGATCTTTGTCAGTGTTAATAGTAATGAAGTGCCATGATTAGGGCCTCTAGTTTtgcctgaccatgtgacctgaccaggaaaaactatAGCCTATAACAAGGGCTCCAGATTTCCCTGGTCAGGTGAagaaaaactcagggccctaaTCCTGACACGTATTACTATTAACACTTCCCGAGGCAAAGATCAAGTTTCGTGTGTATTTGTCATGATATGATAGGATAGTTTCCCCTACTCACTGGAGGCAGGGTTGGATGTGAAGTATTTGATCATAGAGTGCTGGAGGGACGGCACCCTCCAACAGCAAAACACCACGGCATTAGCAGCTATGATCCctgagagagataggagaggagtaGAAAAATACAGAAtgaatgagagatgagagattAGTGGATAATGAAAGATGGGGGGGAGGTGCTAACGGGTGGAAAAAGATGGCAggatgttcccttgagcaaggaacCTAAACTGCACATTGGGTGCTGCACTGCGGCTGCCCTCTGCTCCTGCCTTTCCATCATAATGTGTGATTTGAAGTGGTTGGGTACATTTCTGTCTCATACAGACAAAAAGTAAATATTATCTtaaaaacttcttgctcctacttgagacgcagatgtctcaagtagacacctggaaatgcaaatgcgctacgctaaatgctaaatgtactcgttaaaactcaaaccttaatcaaaattcacatgcagggtattgaaataaagctacactcgttgtgaacctagccaacaagtcagatttttaaaatgcttttcggcgaaagcatgaaaagctattatctgatagcatgcaacacctcaaaatgcctgaatgcgacgtaaacaaagactttgcttatccggcgctacacaaaacgcagaaataaaatataaaacattcattacctttgacgagcttctttcttggcactcctatatgccccataaacatcactattgggtctttttttcgtttaaatcggtccatatatacccaaaatagctttctatggaagctgtgtcattcagaaaaaaacattgtttttaaacgctgcgtcattttttaaaattaaaaaagtcgacgataaactttcacaaaacacttcgaaatacttttgtaatccaactttaggtattagtaaatgtttataatctatcaaaatgattacagggcgatgtatattcaatagctcctcgtctgcaaatcaatggctgccaatgtgcacattcaaaacatcctggtggagaccggaagaaacggaatccagttagttggatttaccaagaaaaaactcaattgaaaatgacgacaatggcgacatcgtgtggaatctgtaggaattgcatgcaggtcgataatacattttgtgcccttttaacaacccatgaaagtgacgcatggaaataatttttagctttcagagagcagtttttcttgcgctatTCAATTAAACACACGATCTGTtctagtcacagccgtgatttaaccagttttagaaacttcagagtgttttctatctacacatactaatcatatgcatatactatattcctggcatgagtagcaggacgctgaaaagttgcgcgatttttaacagaatgttcgaaaaaggagggggtagacttaacgATAGAGAGGGTAGTAGTGAAAGTGACAATCATCATCTCCAAATATCTGTATCAACTAGTTACTATCGAGAGGacacaagaagaagaaaaaatatggGCTTCAGTACAGACTAACCTGTAACAGTACGTTGTCCCTCACTCAAGCCGTTCCACCACTGGTTGATCTGTAACAGAAACAGAACCGGTCTGAAAAAACAGCCACACATGTAGTGaaacctgggttgtgttcattaggcactgaacaaaataaaactgactgaaacagggagggacaaccTGGTCCAATAAGTACATTTTAGTTTTCggttgcaaaatgttttaaaacattttctgttGTGTGTAGTAAGGAACACGACCCAGCATAGGGAATCAACTCCAAGACATCAGTGTGACGACAGTTCAgcaagaaaagagagggggagcatTGCGATATTTGGCCTTGCAAACCTGGGGGGTGCATTGAGATATTTGGCCTAGTGTGAGTGGCAAAGTCCACAACTTGGGCCAAATCAATCATTTCCTTATAAAACTTGAAAGAGGCCAGCACCGCAAATTCATAATTCGTCAAAATAATCACCGGAGGAATTGCTCCTCGTAACCTTCAAATCCCATTCAGTTACAAATGGCGGAGAGACTATAACCTTTAACCACTGTTCCAGGGACCCTGCGCTGCTCCCagcctgttgtactgtatgtgtatgttgtGGGGAGAGGCCGGGTAATGCGAtagcaaaataaaaaatgtccagTATAATGTATCAATAAAGATGAATACAAAATAATGAGGCATGGTATAAAACAAATGAAAAAAAGGATCAACCCAATATCACGCATGTTTTGACCCATCCTTCATCTCACCCATTTGCGAAGATCCCCCTGTTTCTGCGGCCGTAGTTTCTCCAGCCAGTCGGCACGGACCTCGTCAAAGTAGCTCTGGACCCGGGACTTTAGTGACTCATACTGCCAGATGGCCGCTGTGCCAAATGAACAGGCTGTAAACTAACATTGTGTTAGTCCCCCTTATTCTGTCAGTGCTGTGCAGTATTTGCCAATAGACTTACCTGCAACAGTAATAGCTGTTCAGTGTGTAACAGGTAATGCAGTTATATTGTACTGTGTTGTAGTATAGCTTATCGAATAGTGTTTGTTAAGTTAAAGAAAGACCTACCCCTATTGTGAACACCAGGGGCTTGACCAGTCTGCCAAAGCTCCTGGGGTGTGTGTATGCCACTGAGGGATGCACGGGGGGAGATGCCCCCCTCTTGTGAATGAGCCCTTCACTGGGCTCTGTGTGTGAGGGCCCCATCTCCTCTATGACCCCCTTCTTGGTCTTTGTCTCCTTCGCTGCTTTCCTGAAGCTACATCTCTGTTGAGTGTTGAGGGTGAATCTAGGGAAAAGCATAAACAGGGAAGAGTAAGAGCTAGATGATTGGTCAATTAGTTAGCTATAATAACATTGAGTAAAAAGGAGAAATGGTTTGAATCCTCCTTCTAGAGAAAAGAGAAGTGATTTTGAAAGTAAAGGGAGGAActtactctggataagagcactTAATCAGTGTTTTttcatcctggtcctggggagtGGAGTTATTGTTATTGCCCTAGCTCTACCTAATTCCACGAATAAAAAGGTTTGATAATGAGTGATAAGTGGAATCCGTATTCACAAGTAGCCAAATGGAGACAAACTTAAGCAAAGGGAACGGGGAGGGACGGACCTACCTGAATTTTGTTCAATAGTAACTAGTTCTTTGCAAAACCTTTTCCGTTGCAAAACCTTCTGCAGTGTAAAACGTTTTTGCTACCGTTGTTGCTAATGAACACACCCCTGGTGTGtcgtgctagggcaaaaacaaaaatgtgcaaccCTTTCGGTCCCCAGGACTAGTGGTGTAGAGtacttaaataaaaatactttaaagtactacttaagttgttttttacttaactacattcctaaagaaaataatgtactttttactccgtacattttcccttatacccaaaagtacttgttacatgttgaatgcttagcaggacaggaaaacggTCAATTTCACacaattatcaagagaacatgtggtcatccctactgcctcttatctggcggactcactaaacacaaatgcattgtttgcaaatgatgtctgagtgtacccctggctatccgtaaattttaaaaataataaaatggtgccgtctgctttgcttaatacaaggaatttgaaattattaacactttagtatattttagcaattacatttacttttgatacttaagtatacagtgcatttggaaagaattTAGACACAGGCTTTTCCAAAACGTTCTTATGTTTCAGCCTtcttgtaacttatttttttaaatttccctcaatctacacacaatagcccataatgacagagcaaaaactggCTTTTAGAACATTTTgccaaatgtataaaaatgtaaaaaaatatatatataacatttgcataagtattcagaccctttactcagtactttgttgaagcacctttggcagccattacagcctcaagtcctattgggtatgacgctacaagcttggcacacctgtatttggggagtttctcccattcttctctgcagatcttctcaagctgtcaggttggatggggagcgtcgctgcacagctattgtcaggtctctccagagatgttcgattgggttcaagtctgggctctggctgggccactcaaggacattgacacttgtcccgaagccactcctacattctcttggctgtgtgcttagggtcattgtactgttggaaggcgaacctccgccacagtctgaggtcctgagacctttggagcaggttttcatcaaggatctctctgtactttgctcagtttatctttcccttgatcctgactagtttcccagtccctgccgctgaaaaacatctcatgctgccaccacaattcttcaccgtagggatggtgccaggtttcctccaaaagTGACGCTGagttcaagccaaagagttcaatcttggccaaagagttcaatcttggtatcatcagaccagagaatcttgtttctcatgatctgagtcctttaggtgtcttttggcaaactccaagcggggtgTTAtgtgcttttactgaggagtggcttccgtctggccactctaccataaaggcctgattggtggagtgctgcagagatggtagtccttctggaaggttctcccatctccatagagaaattctggagctctgtcagagtgaccaccgtgttcttgatcacctccctgacaaaggcccttctctcccgattgcccagtttggccggacggccagttctaggaagagtcttggtagccAGTCagggctatggaaccctgacctgttcactggacgtgctaccttgtcctggacctgctgttttggaatctctctctaccgctcctgc
Encoded proteins:
- the LOC139383156 gene encoding presenilin-associated rhomboid-like protein, mitochondrial isoform X3, with protein sequence MGPSHTEPSEGLIHKRGASPPVHPSVAYTHPRSFGRLVKPLVFTIGFTACSFGTAAIWQYESLKSRVQSYFDEVRADWLEKLRPQKQGDLRKWINQWWNGLSEGQRTVTGIIAANAVVFCCWRVPSLQHSMIKYFTSNPASKILCFPMLLSTFSHYSFFHMAANMYVLWSFSSSIVSMLGREQFMAVYVSAGVISTMFSYVCKTASGRLGPSLGASGAIMTVLAAVCTKMPEAKLAIIFLPMYAFSAGNALKAIVAMDTAGLVLGWRYFDHAAHLGGALFGIWYIMYGHELIWKNREPLVKVWHDLRTKGPGGGENGGSGPL
- the LOC139383156 gene encoding presenilin-associated rhomboid-like protein, mitochondrial isoform X2, translated to MAWRGCVLRWARADIISTATRGNRFTLNTQQRCSFRKAAKETKTKKGVIEEMGPSHTEPSEGLIHKRGASPPVHPSVAYTHPRSFGRLVKPLVFTIGINQWWNGLSEGQRTVTGIIAANAVVFCCWRVPSLQHSMIKYFTSNPASKILCFPMLLSTFSHYSFFHMAANMYVLWSFSSSIVSMLGREQFMAVYVSAGVISTMFSYVCKTASGRLGPSLGASGAIMTVLAAVCTKMPEAKLAIIFLPMYAFSAGNALKAIVAMDTAGLVLGWRYFDHAAHLGGALFGIWYIMYGHELIWKNREPLVKVWHDLRTKGPGGGENGGSGPL
- the LOC139383156 gene encoding presenilin-associated rhomboid-like protein, mitochondrial isoform X1; its protein translation is MAWRGCVLRWARADIISTATRGNRFTLNTQQRCSFRKAAKETKTKKGVIEEMGPSHTEPSEGLIHKRGASPPVHPSVAYTHPRSFGRLVKPLVFTIGFTACSFGTAAIWQYESLKSRVQSYFDEVRADWLEKLRPQKQGDLRKWINQWWNGLSEGQRTVTGIIAANAVVFCCWRVPSLQHSMIKYFTSNPASKILCFPMLLSTFSHYSFFHMAANMYVLWSFSSSIVSMLGREQFMAVYVSAGVISTMFSYVCKTASGRLGPSLGASGAIMTVLAAVCTKMPEAKLAIIFLPMYAFSAGNALKAIVAMDTAGLVLGWRYFDHAAHLGGALFGIWYIMYGHELIWKNREPLVKVWHDLRTKGPGGGENGGSGPL